A single genomic interval of Chitinophaga sp. 180180018-3 harbors:
- a CDS encoding DJ-1/PfpI family protein: MRKLKVGMLLFPELTILDFTGPYEVFVKAPCFDVLTVGATISPISAEGGLQLQPQLSIDDCPQLDVIFVPGGKGINHLLTDQAILQFLRNQAARAQYITSVCAGALVLAAAGLLDGYKATTHWRSLELLRMFGVDTIDDRVVKDRNRITGGGVTAGIDFGLTLTAIVGGEEMAKVVQLQLEYNPAPPFREGSPRTASLPVLQKARELTKPLLETRRSIISGLTQQAGH; the protein is encoded by the coding sequence ATGCGGAAATTAAAAGTAGGTATGTTACTCTTTCCTGAGCTGACTATCCTCGATTTTACCGGTCCCTATGAGGTGTTTGTGAAAGCGCCCTGTTTTGATGTACTTACTGTTGGGGCCACTATCAGCCCGATCTCTGCAGAAGGGGGCCTGCAGCTGCAACCTCAACTCAGTATCGATGACTGCCCACAGCTGGATGTAATCTTCGTTCCAGGCGGCAAAGGAATCAACCATCTGCTCACAGATCAGGCTATACTGCAATTTCTCCGTAATCAGGCTGCCAGAGCACAGTACATTACGTCTGTTTGCGCCGGCGCACTGGTGCTCGCTGCAGCAGGATTACTCGATGGCTATAAAGCAACGACTCACTGGCGCTCCCTGGAATTACTCCGGATGTTTGGGGTAGATACTATTGATGACAGAGTGGTGAAAGACAGAAACCGGATCACCGGCGGAGGCGTGACTGCGGGCATCGACTTCGGCCTCACATTGACGGCGATCGTTGGCGGAGAGGAAATGGCGAAAGTCGTACAGCTGCAGCTGGAGTATAATCCGGCTCCTCCATTCAGGGAAGGCTCTCCCCGTACCGCCAGTTTACCTGTGCTGCAAAAGGCCAGGGAACTGACTAAACCCCTGCTCGAAACCCGACGCAGCATTATCAGCGGGTTAACACAGCAGGCCGGACACTGA
- a CDS encoding aldo/keto reductase, with amino-acid sequence MQYRLLGRSSLSVSEIGFGCMSLSGSETTNIHLLQQAADQGINFFDTADLYDHGQNEILVGKALQQRRTGVIIATKAGNQWREDGSGWDWNPRKEYILSAVEASLKRLKTDYIDLYQLHGGTLEDPIDDTIAAFELLKQQGKIRYYGISSIRPNVIREYVQRSHIVSVMMQYSLLDRRPEEYCFPLLQENNIGVLARGSVAKGLLISKPAAPYLDHSEKQVAAAAAAVQSVSTAARDASGSALRFVLQQPAVSSAIVGIRTPAQLAEALKAVTAPVLTTAEIQQLQAAAPPHHYEQHRV; translated from the coding sequence ATGCAATACCGCCTTCTCGGAAGATCCTCCCTCTCTGTCAGCGAAATTGGCTTCGGCTGTATGTCGCTCAGCGGCAGCGAAACAACGAATATCCACCTGCTTCAGCAGGCGGCCGATCAGGGTATTAACTTCTTCGATACTGCCGACCTGTACGATCATGGCCAGAATGAAATATTGGTGGGGAAAGCCCTGCAGCAAAGAAGAACCGGGGTGATCATTGCCACCAAAGCCGGTAACCAATGGAGAGAAGATGGCAGTGGCTGGGATTGGAACCCACGGAAGGAATACATCCTGTCGGCGGTAGAGGCAAGCCTGAAACGACTGAAAACGGATTATATCGATCTGTATCAGTTGCATGGTGGTACCCTCGAAGATCCGATCGATGATACCATCGCTGCTTTTGAATTATTGAAACAACAAGGGAAGATCCGCTACTATGGTATATCTTCTATCCGGCCTAATGTAATCCGGGAATATGTGCAACGCTCGCATATCGTCAGCGTAATGATGCAATACAGCCTGCTCGACCGCCGCCCCGAGGAATATTGTTTCCCCTTACTTCAGGAGAATAATATCGGCGTGCTGGCAAGAGGAAGCGTAGCAAAAGGATTGCTGATCAGCAAACCCGCGGCGCCTTACCTGGATCATTCGGAAAAACAGGTGGCAGCCGCAGCTGCAGCGGTGCAATCAGTCAGCACTGCTGCCAGGGATGCCTCCGGTTCCGCTCTGCGCTTTGTTTTACAACAACCTGCTGTCAGCAGCGCTATCGTAGGCATACGTACGCCAGCGCAACTGGCGGAGGCATTGAAAGCGGTAACAGCACCGGTACTAACAACTGCAGAAATACAACAGCTGCAGGCTGCTGCGCCGCCGCATCATTACGAACAGCATCGGGTGTAA